One Saccharomyces kudriavzevii IFO 1802 strain IFO1802 genome assembly, chromosome: 4 genomic region harbors:
- the HSP42 gene encoding heat shock protein HSP42 (similar to Saccharomyces cerevisiae HSP42 (YDR171W); ancestral locus Anc_8.369), with protein sequence MSFYQPSLSLYDVLNALSSQTDLREQQGLPRQSQRPQRYHPHHGQVHAGGHHPRHHHPLYNRYNGASNAYHYRPPGQAYYYSPEYGYDDEDGEVEEQDGNMVDSSKNYGAERQEGEGEGGSSRQYPSYYHSSSARNNRNDQQVNSLNDLLSALIGVPPYEGTESEVEAKTEEEKEKGEATEESGNLEDRASGKDEKQPLDQPEATSKPPLTKKSSSFAHLQAPSPVPDPLQVSKPETRMDLPFSPEVNIYDTEDTYVVVLALPGANSKAFHIDYHPSSHEMLIKGKIEDRVGIDEKFLKITELKYGAFERTVKFPVLPRIKDEEIKATYNNGLLQIKVPKIVNDTEKPKPKKRIAIEEIPDEELEFEENPNPPVTD encoded by the coding sequence ATGAGTTTTTACCAACCTTCCCTATCTCTCTACGATGTTTTGAACGCATTGTCTAGCCAAACTGACCTGAGGGAGCAGCAAGGATTACCCCGCCAATCGCAAAGGCCACAGAGATATCATCCTCATCATGGTCAGGTGCATGCTGGCGGGCATCATCCCCGCCACCACCACCCCCTGTATAACAGATACAACGGCGCTTCCAATGCTTACCACTACCGCCCCCCTGGACAGGCCTATTACTACAGTCCGGAGTACGGCTACGATGACGAGGATGGTGAAGTGGAGGAACAAGATGGGAACATGGTGGATAGCAGTAAAAACTATGGTGCTGAAAGACAGGAAGGTGAGGGGGAGGGCGGCTCTTCCAGACAATATCCATCGTACTATCATAGCAGTTCTGCCAGGAACAATAGAAACGACCAGCAGGTGAACAGTCTAAACGACTTGCTGAGCGCTTTGATAGGTGTTCCACCTTACGAGGGTACTGAATCAGAAGTGGAAGCAAAgactgaagaagagaaggaaaaaggaGAGGCAACTGAGGAGTCTGGGAATTTGGAGGACAGAGCATCTggaaaagatgaaaagcAACCTCTGGACCAACCTGAGGCAACGTCGAAACCACCATTAACgaagaaatcttcatcattcGCTCATCTACAAGCCCCTTCCCCAGTTCCTGACCCTTTGCAAGTTTCCAAGCCTGAAACGAGAATGGACCTACCATTTTCACCAGAGGTAAACATCTACGACACCGAGGACACTTATGTGGTTGTTCTTGCGCTGCCAGGTGCCAACTCTAAGGCCTTCCATATTGATTATCATCCATCTTCTCATGAAATGCTTATTAAGGGCAAAATCGAAGACAGAGTCGGCATCGATgagaaattcttgaaaatcaCGGAACTAAAGTACGGTGCCTTTGAAAGAACCGTCAAATTTCCTGTATTGCCACGCATCAAAGACgaagaaatcaaagcaACCTATAACAATGGTCTGCTACAAATCAAGGTGCCCAAAATTGTTAATGACACTGAGAAGCCAAAGCcaaaaaagagaattgCCATCGAGGAAATACCTGACGAAGAATTGGAGTTCGAAGAAAATCCTAATCCTCCCGTAACAGATTGA
- the SUP35 gene encoding translation termination factor GTPase eRF3 (similar to Saccharomyces cerevisiae SUP35 (YDR172W); ancestral locus Anc_8.370): MSDPNQGNNQQQYGQNPNQQQGNNKYQGYQAYNAQAQPANGYYQNYQGFAGYQQGGYQQYDRDAGSQQQYNPQGGYQQYPPQEGYQQQSNPQGGRGNYKSFNYNNNVQGYQAGFQPQSQGMSLNDFQKQQKQTAPKPKKTLKLVSSSGIKLANATKKVSTKPAETEKKEEDKPVKTEEQIKVEEPIKEEKKAVKTEEKKEVESELPRVEDLKISESTDNSNTANVTSADTLIKEQEEEVDDEVVNDMFGGKDHVSLIFMGHVDAGKSTMGGNLLYLTGSVDKRTIEKYEREAKDAGRQGWYLSWVMDTNKEERNDGKTIEVGKAYFETEKRRYTILDAPGHKMYVSEMIGGASQADVGVLVISARKGEYETGFERGGQTREHALLAKTQGVNKMVVVVNKMDDATVNWSKERYDQCVGNVSNFLKAIGYNIKTDVAFMPVSGYSGANLKNRVDPKECSWYTGPTLLEYLDTMNHVDRHVNAPFMLPIAAKMKDLGTIVEGKIESGHIKKGQSTLLMPNKTSVEIQNIYNETENEVDMAMCGEQVKLRIKGVEEEDISPGFVLTSPKNPIKSVTKFVAQIAIVELKSIIAAGFSCVMHVHTAIEEVHIVKLLHKLEKGSNRKSKKPPAFAKKGMKVIAVLETEAPVCVEAYQDYPQLGRFTLRDQGTTIAIGKIVKIAE, from the coding sequence ATGTCAGATCCAAATCAAGGTAAcaatcaacaacaatacGGTCAAAATCCTAACCAACAGCAAGGCAATAACAAGTACCAAGGTTATCAAGCTTACAATGCTCAAGCCCAACCTGCAAACGGCTACTATCAAAACTACCAAGGATTTGCCGGCTATCAACAAGGCGGCTACCAACAGTATGACCGAGACGCCGGTAGTCAGCAACAATACAACCCACAAGGTGGCTATCAACAGTACCCCCCACAGGAAGGTTACCAACAACAGTCCAATCCACAAGGTGGTCGTGGTAATTACAAAAGCTTCAACTATAACAACAATGTTCAAGGGTATCAAGCTGGCTTCCAACCGCAATCTCAAGGTATGTCTCTGAACGACTTCCAAAAGCAACAAAAGCAAACTGCTCCTAAGCCAAAGAAGACTTTGAAGCTTGTTTCAAGCTCTGGTATCAAGTTAGCTAATGCTACGAAGAAGGTCAGCACAAAGCCTGCCGAAAccgaaaagaaagaggaagacAAGCCTGTCAAAACCGAGGAACAAATCAAGGTCGAAGAACCAattaaagaagagaaaaaagcagtCAAGActgaggaaaagaaagaggtaGAATCTGAACTACCAAGGGTCGAAGACTTGAAGATATCCGAATCGACTGATAATAGCAATACTGCTAACGTCACAAGTGCAGACACTTTgataaaagaacaagaagaagaagttgatgACGAAGTTGTTAATGATATGTTTGGCGGTAAAGATCAcgtttctttgattttcatGGGACATGTTGATGCTGGTAAGTCTACTATGGGTGGTAATCTGCTATACTTGACTGGCTCCGTGgataaaagaacaattgaaaaatacgaaAGAGAAGCTAAGGATGCTGGTAGGCAAGGTTGGTACTTGTCATGGGTCATGGATACAAATAAGGAAGAGAGAAACGACGGTAAGACCATTGAAGTTGGTAAAGCTTATTTCGAAACTGAGAAAAGACGTTATACCATTCTGGATGCTCCTGGTCATAAAATGTACGTTTCCGAAATGATTGGTGGTGCTTCGCAAGCCGATGTTGGTGTTTTAGTCATATCTGCCAGAAAGGGTGAATATGAAACCGGTTTCGAAAGAGGTGGCCAAACACGTGAACACGCCCTATTGGCCAAGACCCAGGGTGTTAATAAAATGGTTGTTGTCGTAAATAAGATGGATGATGCAACCGTCAACTGGTCCAAAGAACGTTACGATCAATGTGTAGGTAATGTTAGcaactttttgaaagcgATTGGTTACAACATCAAGACAGATGTTGCGTTTATGCCAGTATCAGGTTACAGCGGTgcaaacttgaaaaatcgTGTAGATCCAAAGGAGTGTTCATGGTATACCGGCCCAACTCTGTTGGAATACCTGGACACAATGAACCACGTCGATCGTCATGTCAATGCTCCATTCATGTTGCCTATTGCTGCTAAGATGAAGGATTTAGGTACCATAGTTGAAGGCAAGATCGAATCCGGTCATATCAAGAAGGGTCAATCCACCTTGTTGATGCCTAACAAAACCTCAGTggaaattcaaaacatttACAACGAAACTGAAAACGAAGTTGACATGGCTATGTGCGGTGAACAGGTTAAGTTGAGAATTAAAGgagttgaagaagaagacatcTCTCCAGGGTTTGTGTTAACATCACCAAAGAACCCTATCAAAAGTGTTACCAAATTTGTTGCCCAAATTGCCATTGTAGAGTTAAAGTCCATTATAGCTGCTGGGTTTTCATGTGTCATGCACGTTCATACAGCCATTGAAGAGGTTCATATTGTTAAATTATTGCACAAATTAGAAAAGGGTAGCAATCGTAAATCGAAGAAGCCACCTGCTTTCGCTAAGAAAGGTATGAAGGTTATTGCTGTTTTAGAGACTGAAGCTCCAGTTTGTGTCGAAGCTTACCAAGATTATCCTCAATTGGGTAGATTCACTCTAAGAGATCAAGGTACCACAATCGCCATCGGTAAAATTGTTAAGATTGCTGAATAA
- the SEC7 gene encoding Arf family guanine nucleotide exchange factor SEC7 (similar to Saccharomyces cerevisiae SEC7 (YDR170C); ancestral locus Anc_8.368), whose product MSEQNSLGNAEASPKVGTISSIDQTAKSQHNQEKEEETKETELNELEKQKHKDKGVANVADANEICSHAVNESQVPEKETEDIAANEDENDDDDDEDDDDDDDEEEDDDTDASSSSEVGSEEGEDSESVSGESAASSSAEDEESDESDGNTSNGSSGDESVSEEEEENVDEPVAIEQNIAPTSDTTATQFTHTKNISPSSNGPNINSTIILVKTTLETILSDKDIKKNSSAQKAIERTLQKFKEFDPQATSTPHYVDSILVFEALRASCRTKSSRIQSLALDCLSKLFSFRSLDETLLVNPPDSLASNDQQQNVADGITPPPKQKVIDAAIDTISACFQGEGTDERVELQIVRALSSCILEEDSSSLCHGASLLKAIRTIYNVFVFSLNASNQGIAQATLTQIISSVYDKIDLKQTVSSTVSLSTKSHQQQSATELSELSENVETPVPLTLENMDKLNDDEERLMDTQQPESNAITNQDLAVKDAFLVFRVMAKICAKPLETELDMRAHAVRSKLLSLHIIYSIIKDHIDVFLSHNIYLPGKERVCFIDSIRQYLRLVLSRNAASPLAPVFEVTLEIMWLLIANLRADFVKEIPVFLTEIYFPISELTTSTSQQKRYFLSVIQRICNDPRTLVEFYLNYDCNPGMPNVMEVTVDYLTRLALTRVEITQTQRSYYDEQISKSLSTYNFSQLPLLTSSNLSSSPDIGQVNLLFPLDFALKMVSLNCIVSVLRSLSSWAHKALNPNPNSANKVTLNTTSSGPQESRSSLNNDVASNDDIKPSYEDEESRSLSSQNIDADDPTQFENLKLRKTALSECVFFFNNKPKKAIPLLIQKGFLKDDSPNSIAKWLLKTEGLDLAAIGDYLGEGDDKNIAIMHAFVDEFDFTGMSIVDALRSFLQSFRLPGEGQKIDRFMLKFAERFVDQNPGVFSKADTAYVLSYSLIMLNTDLHSSRIKNKMSLQEFFENNEGIDNGRDLPREFLEGLFNEIANNEIKLISEQHQAMLTGDTNLVQQQQSAFNFFSSRDLTREAYNQVSKEISSKTELVFKNLNKNKGSPGIYYAASHIEHVKSIFETLWMSFLAALTPPFKDYDDIDTTNKCLEGLKISIKIASTFRINDARTSFVGALVQFCNLQNLEEIKVKNVNAMVILLEVALSEGNYLEESWKDILLVVSQMERLQLISKGIDRDTVPDVAQARVANPRVSYESSRSNNTSFFDVWGKKATPTELAQEKHHNQTLSPEISKFISSSELVVLMDNIFTKSSELSGNAIVEFIKALTAVSLEEIESSENASTPRMFSLQKMVDVCYYNMDRIKLEWTPLWAVMGKAFNKIATNSNLAVVFFAIDSLRQLSMRFLDIEELSGFEFQHDFLKPFEYTVQNSGNTEVQEMIIECFRNFILTKSERIKSGWKPILESLQYTARSGTESIVLKTQLLVSNDIVTNHFENVFSQEDAFSELVGVFREITKNKRFQKLSLHALESLRKMTQNVADICFYNESKTEEERKHNNTLLRGKDIFQDVWFPMLFCFNDTIMTAEDLEVRSRALNYMFDALVAYGSKFNDEFWEKICKKLLFPIFGVLSKHWEVNQFNSHDDLSVWLSTTLIQALRNLIALFTHYFESLNKMLDGFLGLLVSCICQENDTIARIGRSCLQQLILQNVTKFNEYHWIQIGDVFDKLFDLTTANELFDYDPLQQGRKPSVSHHQTANDASQQSDNDNNDVDEDNSNISETVERAHQEESSEDVGGDMVEALNGETKLNNGNAIPTAKNELNSKAATLNVPRRSKHMKRNESNEDIRRRINVKNSIVVKCVLQLLMIELLNELFENEDFAHCIPFKEAIRITRLLEKSYEFSRDFNEDYGLRTRLVEARVVDKIPNLLKQETSAAAVLLDIMFQLYLNDDEKKTDLISRLITICIQVVEGYVSLDDRTMERSINAWRSVIVEILQGYYEFDDEDFRLYCPAMYALVIQILDKSVPTELRHAVKQFLSRIGELYLSTD is encoded by the coding sequence ATGTCCGAGCAGAATTCATTAGGGAATGCTGAAGCATCTCCAAAAGTAGGgaccatttcttcaatcGACCAAACTGCAAAATCACAGCataaccaagaaaaagaagaagaaactaaagAGACAGAACTTaatgaacttgaaaaacaaaaacacaAGGATAAAGGTGTCGCAAATGTAGCAGATGCAAACGAAATATGTAGCCATGCGGTAAACGAATCTCAAGTgccagaaaaagaaactgaagaTATTGCTGCCAATGAAGACGagaatgatgatgacgatgatgaagatgatgacgatgacgacgatgagGAGGAGGACGATGATACCGACGCTAGCAGCAGCTCAGAAGTTGGTTCTGAAGAAGGCGAAGATTCCGAATCAGTCTCAGGGGAAAGTGCTGCCAGCAGCTCTGCTGAAGACGAGGAATCTGATGAAAGTGATGGAAATACATCAAATGGCTCGTCTGGCGATGAAAGTGtatcagaagaagaagaagaaaatgttgacGAACCTGTTGCcattgaacaaaatattGCCCCCACCAGCGATACTACTGCCACACAGTTTACTCAcacaaaaaatatttcaccATCCTCAAATGGTCCGAATATAAACTCAACTATAATTTTAGTGAAGACTACGTTAGAGACTATTTTGAGTGATAAGgacattaaaaaaaattccagTGCTCAAAAGGCCATTGAAAGAACAttgcaaaaattcaaagaattcGATCCGCAAGCCACAAGTACCCCCCATTACGTGGATTCCATATTGGTCTTCGAAGCCTTGAGGGCAAGTTGTCGCACTAAATCTTCCAGAATTCAAAGCTTGGCTTTAGATTGTCTGTCAAAACTGTTTTCCTTCAGATCCCTCGACGAAACGCTGCTAGTGAATCCTCCTGATTCTCTAGCTTCTAACGACCAACAACAAAACGTGGCCGATGGTATAACACCACCTCCAAAGCAAAAAGTTATAGATGCTGCGATTGATACCATTTCCGCCTGTTTTCAAGGTGAAGGTACTGATGAACGCGTGGAATTACAAATCGTAAGAGCTCTATCTAGTTGCATTTTAGAGGAAGATTCAAGCTCTTTATGCCACGGAGCTTCCTTGTTAAAGGCTATCAGGACAATTTACAACgtttttgtcttttcatTAAACGCATCAAACCAAGGTATTGCTCAAGCCACCTTAACACAAATCATTAGTTCAGTGTACGATAAAATTGATCTCAAACAAACTGTTTCTTCAACAGTCTctttatcaacaaaaagCCATCAGCAACAGTCCGCCACAGAACTTTCCGAACTTTCTGAGAATGTAGAAACGCCAGTTCCGTTAACTTTAGAGAATATGGATAAATTGAACGACGATGAAGAGAGATTGATGGATACTCAACAACCAGAGTCGAATGCTATCACCAACCAAGACCTCGCGGTTAAGGACGCATTCTTAGTCTTTAGGGTAATGGCGAAGATATGTGCTAAACCACTAGAAACAGAACTCGACATGAGAGCACACGCTGTAAGATCGAAACTTCTGTCCCTTCACATCATTTATTCCATCATCAAAGACCATATTGATGTCTTCCTTTCGCATAACATTTATCTACCAGGAAAGGAGCGTGTTTGTTTTATCGATTCAATCAGACAATACTTGCGTCTTGTTTTATCAAGAAATGCTGCCTCTCCCTTAGCTCCTGTTTTCGAAGTTACTTTAGAAATTATGTGGTTACTAATTGCTAATTTGAGAGCAGATTTTGTAAAGGAGattccagtttttttaaCAGAAATTTACTTCCCTATTTCAGAATTAACTACCTCTACTTCCCAACAgaaaagatattttttgaGTGTTATCCAACGAATTTGTAATGATCCAAGAACTTTAGTtgaattttatttgaattaTGATTGTAATCCTGGAATGCCAAATGTCATGGAGGTAACTGTTGATTACTTAACAAGGTTGGCTTTAACTAGAGTGGAAATTACTCAAACTCAAAGATCGTATTACGATGAACAGATATCAAAATCCTTATCCACCTACAATTTCTCCCAGTTACCCCTTTTGACTTCTTCCAACTTATCTTCGAGTCCTGATATCGGCCAGGTCAATTTACTTTTCCCCCTTGATTTTGCCCTCAAAATGGTGTCACTGAATTGCATTGTATCAGTTTTGCGTTCTTTGAGCTCGTGGGCTCACAAAGCTTTGAATCCAAACCCCAATTCCGCTAATAAGGTCACGCTAAACACAACATCGTCAGGGCCCCAAGAATCTAGATCATCTCTTAATAATGATGTGGCCAGTAACGACGACATCAAACCATCatatgaagatgaagagagTAGATCTTTGAGTAGTCAAAATATTGACGCGGATGACCCCAcacaatttgaaaatttgaagttaAGGAAAACTGCTTTGTCAGAatgtgttttcttttttaataATAAACCCAAAAAAGCTATTCCTCTACTTATTCAAAAGGGATTTTTGAAGGATGATTCTCCAAATTCAATTGCCAAGTGGCTACTAAAAACTGAGGGTTTAGATCTGGCTGCCATTGGTGATTACTTAGGTGAAGGTGACGACAAGAACATTGCTATCATGCACGCTTTCGTAGATGAATTCGACTTTACCGGTATGTCTATTGTTGATGCATTAAGATCATTTTTACAAAGCTTCAGGTTGCCTGGCGAAGGTCAAAAAATCGATAGATTTATGTTGAAATTTGCTGAGAGATTCGTTGACCAAAACCCTGGagtcttttcaaaagcgGATACTGCATACGTGCTATCGTACTCTTTAATAATGTTAAACACGGATTTGCATTCGTCACGgattaagaataaaatgTCTTTGCAGgagttttttgaaaacaatgaaggAATTGATAATGGAAGAGATTTGCCGAGGGAGTTCTTGGAAGGTCtattcaatgaaatcgctaataatgaaattaaaCTGATTTCCGAACAGCATCAAGCAATGCTTACAGGTGATACCAATCttgttcaacaacaacaatctgctttcaattttttcagttctcGTGATTTAACAAGGGAGGCATATAATCAAGTCtcgaaagaaatttcatctAAGACTGAATTAGTCTTCAAAAATCTGAATAAGAATAAAGGAAGCCCAGGTATCTATTATGCTGCATCTCATATTGAACATGTTaaatccatttttgaaacacTTTGGATGTCCTTTTTAGCAGCATTAACTCCACCGTTCAAGGATTACGATGACATCGATACAACAAATAAGTGCTTAGAAGGCTTAAAAATATCGATAAAAATTGCTTCCACCTTTAGAATCAATGATGCTAGAACCTCTTTTGTGGGTGCTTTAGTCCAGTTCTGTAATCTCCAAAACCTTGAGGAAATCAAAGTCAAGAATGTCAACGCAATGGTAATTCTTCTTGAAGTGGCTTTGTCCGAAGGAAATTACTTGGAGGAATCATGGAAGGACATCCTACTCGTGGTGTCTCAAATGGAAAGATTGCAGTTAATATCTAAGGGTATTGATAGGGATACTGTCCCCGATGTCGCACAAGCACGTGTTGCAAATCCTAGAGTTTCTTATGAATCATCACGATCCAATAAcacatcattttttgatgtcTGGGGTAAGAAGGCGACTCCAACCGAATTGGctcaagaaaaacatcaCAATCAAACCTTATCGCCCGAAATCTCTAAATTTATATCTTCCAGTGAATTAGTCGTTCTGATGGACAATATATTTACCAAGAGTTCGGAGTTGTCAGGTAATGCTATCgttgaattcatcaaagCGTTAACTGCCGTATCTTTAGAAGAAATCGAATCATCTGAAAATGCTTCTACTCCAAgaatgttttctttgcaaaaaatggtTGATGTTTGTTACTATAATATGGATCGTATCAAATTAGAATGGACGCCACTTTGGGCTGTTATGGGAAAAGCCTTCAACAAAATTGCTACAAACTCTAACCTAGCTgtcgttttctttgctATCGATTCTCTGCGTCAATTGTCAATGAGATTTTTagatattgaagaattatcaggctttgaatttcaacacgattttttgaaacctTTTGAATACACGGTACAAAACAGCGGTAACACTGAAGTTCAAGAAATGATTATCGAGTGTTTCAGGAACTTCATATTAACAAAATCAGAAAGAATTAAATCAGGTTGGAAACCTATTCTTGAATCTTTACAATATACGGCTCGCTCAGGCACAGAATCTATTGTATTAAAAACCCAATTGTTGGTCAGCAACGATATTGTAACCAACCACTTTGAAAACGTATTTTCCCAAGAAGATGCCTTTTCTGAATTGGTTGGCGTCTTCAGAGAAAtcaccaaaaataaaagatttCAGAAACTATCTCTACATGCCTTGGAGTCACTAAGAAAGATGACGCAGAACGTTGCTGATATTTGCTTCTATAATGAAAGCAAGacggaagaagaaagaaaacacaaCAATACTCTGCTACGTGGGAAAGATATATTCCAGGATGTGTGGTTCCCTATGTTATTCTGCTTCAATGACACCATAATGACAGCCGAAGACCTAGAAGTAAGGTCACGTGCACTAAACTACATGTTCGACGCTTTGGTGGCATATGGTAGCAAATTCAATGATGAATTCTgggaaaaaatttgcaaGAAATTGCTATTCCCTATTTTTGGCGTATTATCAAAGCATTGGGAAGTCAACCAATTCAACAGTCACGATGATTTAAGTGTGTGGTTATCAACCACATTAATCCAAGCCTTAAGGAATCTGATTGCTCTTTTCACGCACTACTTTGAATCGCTGAACAAGATGCTTGATGGATTTTTAGGTCTACTGGTATCGTGTATTtgtcaagaaaatgatacTATTGCCAGAATTGGGAGGTCTTGCTTACAACAATTGATACTACAAAACGTAACcaaattcaatgaatatCACTGGATCCAAATAGGTGATGTATTTGATAAGTTATTTGATTTAACCACTGCAAATGAATTGTTCGATTATGATCCGTTGCAGCAAGGAAGAAAGCCCTCTGTTTCTCATCACCAAACGGCAAATGATGCTAGCCAACAGTcagataatgataataacgatgttgatgaagacAATTCCAATATCAGTGAAACTGTGGAAAGAGCGCATCAGGAAGAATCCAGTGAAGATGTCGGCGGCGACATGGTTGAAGCGCTCAACGGGGAAACCAAATTGAATAACGGTAATGCCATTCCGACAGCGAAGAACGAATTAAACTCGAAAGCTGCTACTTTGAATGTTCCTAGGAGGTCTAAGCATATGAAACGTAACGAAAGTAACGAAGATATACGTCGGAGAATAAATGTCAAGAACTCCATTGTTGTCAAATGCGTTTTACAGCTCTTGATGATAGAATTGCTGAACgaattatttgaaaatgaggatTTCGCCCACTGCATTCCTTTTAAGGAGGCCATTAGAATTACAAGATTATTAGAGAAATCTTATGAGTTTTCTCGTGATTTTAACGAGGATTATGGATTGAGAACAAGATTAGTAGAAGCTCGAGTGGTTGATAAAATTccaaatttgttgaaacaaGAAACCAGTGCTGCCGCCGTTCTCCTTGACATTATGTTTCAGTTATATCTGAACGATGATGAGAAGAAGACTGACTTAATAAGTCGTTTGATTACTATTTGCATCCAGGTTGTCGAGGGTTACGTTTCCTTGGATGATAGAACCATGGAACGTAGTATCAATGCTTGGCGTTCCGTGATTGTTGAAATCCTACAAGGTTACTATGAAtttgacgatgaagactTCAGATTGTATTGTCCAGCTATGTATGCCTTGGTAATCCAAATATTAGACAAGAGCGTTCCAACAGAATTAAGACATGCTGTCAAGCAATTTTTAAGTAGAATTGGTGAATTATACCTTTCTACCGATTAA
- the ARG82 gene encoding inositol polyphosphate multikinase (similar to Saccharomyces cerevisiae ARG82 (YDR173C); ancestral locus Anc_8.371) — MDMVKNYKPLEHKAAGHGGTLTDGDGLLIFKPALPQELVFYKAIQARYMSRGEPPVGGDAPLYSWMPTYLGVLDEGTRVEKGGSAAFLEIDQRLNDSTDNVASTSPLSEQGTQYLVLENLLYGFSKPNVLDIKLGKILYDSKASSEKKERLKRVSEATTSGSLCFRICGMKIQKNTCVLRQLLPEHYEEEADTGYIFINKLYGRSRTDQNISDAFELYFNNSHLSDTRRHQLKKMFLKRLQLFYNTILEEEVRMISSSLLFIYEGDPKQWDSLNDVDQLIRDDFIDDDDDDGGNGGERGGESKERRTSCLSSMSLIDFAHAEVTPGRGYDENVIEGVENLLDIFMKF, encoded by the coding sequence ATGGATATGGTGAAGAACTACAAGCCCTTAGAGCATAAAGCAGCTGGTCACGGTGGCACCCTAACTGATGGTGATGGGTTGCTAATTTTTAAACCGGCATTGCCACAGGAACTGGTATTCTATAAAGCCATACAAGCGCGATACATGAGCCGCGGGGAGCCGCCGGTTGGTGGAGATGCTCCCTTATACTCTTGGATGCCCACGTATCTTGGAGTCTTAGATGAAGGCACTAGGGTCGAAAAAGGTGGAAGTGCTGCCTTTTTAGAGATAGATCAACGGTTGAATGATTCTACTGACAACGTCGCCTCGACATCGCCGTTGTCCGAGCAGGGTACACAATACCTCGTCCTAGAAAACCTGTTATATGGGTTCAGTAAACCTAATGTACTTGATATAAAATTAGGCAAAATATTGTATGATTCGAAGGCTTCttcagagaaaaaagagaggtTGAAGAGAGTTAGTGAGGCGACGACTTCTGGTTCTTTGTGTTTCAGGATATGTGGCATGAAAATACAGAAGAATACATGTGTACTGAGGCAGTTATTGCCCGAACATtacgaagaagaagcagatACTGGGTATATCTTTATAAATAAATTGTATGGTCGTTCAAGAACTGATCAAAACATTTCAGATGCCTTCGAGCTGTATTTCAACAATTCGCATTTGTCAGACACCAGGAGACATcaactgaagaagatgttCCTGAAAAGATTGCAGCTGTTTTACAATACCatattggaagaagaagttagAATGATTTCAAGCAgtcttttgtttatttatgAAGGGGATCCGAAGCAGTGGGACTCTTTAAATGACGTCGACCAACTCATACGAGATGATTTTAtagacgatgatgatgatgatggtggcAACGGTGGGGAAAGAGGCGGGGAGTCAAAGGAGAGAAGAACGAGTTGTCTAAGTTCGATGTCACTGATAGATTTTGCACATGCTGAAGTAACTCCGGGAAGGGGTTACGATGAAAACGTCATTGAAGGTGTTGAAAACTTGCTAgatatttttatgaaaTTTTAG